A window of the Cystobacter fuscus genome harbors these coding sequences:
- a CDS encoding CDP-alcohol phosphatidyltransferase family protein has translation MPTESQHKREPRHFSMIRTFTPADFVTLGNAFAGSGAILAQMQYLATHQPSWLWLAFGLMPLAFLFDALDGRIARWRFRSSPLGADLDSLADVISFGMAPAALAFAMGLRGGLDVLVLLYFVGCGISRLARFNATLSTLADATGKVKYFEGTPIPTSLALVMVLAFFFWQGRTGDALPFGVWSLGGYQLHPLVLLYFLSGSAMISKTLRIPKF, from the coding sequence ATGCCGACGGAGTCGCAGCACAAACGAGAACCCCGCCACTTCTCGATGATCCGCACCTTCACCCCGGCGGACTTCGTCACCCTGGGCAACGCCTTCGCGGGCTCGGGCGCCATCCTGGCGCAGATGCAGTACCTGGCCACGCACCAGCCCTCCTGGTTGTGGCTGGCCTTCGGCCTGATGCCCCTGGCCTTCCTCTTCGATGCCCTGGACGGACGCATCGCGCGCTGGCGCTTCCGCTCCTCCCCGCTGGGCGCGGACCTGGACTCGCTGGCGGACGTCATCTCCTTCGGCATGGCGCCCGCGGCGCTCGCCTTCGCCATGGGACTGCGCGGGGGGCTGGACGTGCTGGTGCTCCTCTACTTCGTGGGCTGCGGCATCAGCCGGCTGGCGCGCTTCAACGCCACCCTCAGCACCCTCGCGGACGCCACGGGCAAGGTGAAGTACTTCGAGGGCACCCCCATCCCCACCAGCCTGGCGCTGGTCATGGTGCTCGCCTTCTTCTTCTGGCAGGGCCGCACCGGCGACGCCCTCCCCTTCGGCGTCTGGAGCCTGGGCGGCTACCAGCTCCACCCCCTGGTGCTGCTCTACTTCCTGAGCGGCAGCGCGATGATCAGCAAGACCCTGCGCATTCCCAAGTTCTGA
- a CDS encoding choice-of-anchor D domain-containing protein — translation MSKRWRLWVLAVLVVLTGCEDRDRPVIADGRLTATPGGVDLQRVAMFDGREVEVVLRNVGRARLNVDEAWVEGAAGAWQVAFTHEGPHALVPGSECVLRVRFNPQQEGPMPATLVVRSDALKEPVVRVPLQGVGVDAWARVTPRKLDFGRIELESTKTLALTVSNPTDLPVEVTPKLLGVQKDEFVAEPLVLGPSEERELPITFVPTKAGPKQVALAVSPCKGCADVAVQVSAEGLDRAVVAEPAELDFGSIPVDQERVRPLRLHNLSTEPMTVTSLTLTSTEASFSHGPPTLPLVLGPGEVRTWDFRYSPGHMGPAENLASFRVESRRNPTTDVPLRGFGGAAELCVSPLSRNFGRQPLGSKTAQIINVKNCGSVNGGPLTIHGLELQPTDGSTGAGNGLYMVPVTLPYRLRPGEEVNLKVFFEPMREGAAASRLVMRTDVYSGDTTTLTFQGEGEQHGPCRVSYTPVAVDFGTVQPGRGAVLGVKVDNPGEDLCAVKNIRMRDTGGGVFSLPGGELDGVVVYPGDSFSFMVAFAAPLTGGDFLGSVQIEQWDPANPLVLIPLRAHTQDTCLVVSPRYVDFGVSRPDCSPAPREVNYINGCQAPLTVSDVRIGPGTTDGEFVLRDSPVPPFMLAPGEAFTVSVGYLAQVFGMNLSPLFVASSDLPAPMLVPLVGESSKRLDKTDQFIQQDGSKVDVLLVVDNTASMVEEQPRLVAAMPAFVEAALAKGVDLNIAVTTTGIDPGGTNTCPGGAQGAEAGRFFPVDGSRPRILNRQTPDLAAVLQNNVNVGQCAALEQGFEAVRRALSPPLVTSADDVRTPQPNDGNQGFLRDEAALVVVFVGDEDDHSPDSVETYVRFLQARKGENQPQRMTLYAIAPTAEGCPTSGGGGTRYAEAAARTGGEVLSICSADYSPLMRSVANKAFSAQDRFPLSELPDAGSIAVSVNGAPVTGGWSYDGATNSVVFTTAPAAGAKVEIYYRRACE, via the coding sequence ATGAGCAAGCGCTGGAGGCTGTGGGTCCTCGCGGTGCTGGTGGTTCTGACGGGGTGTGAGGACAGGGATCGCCCCGTCATCGCCGATGGTCGGTTGACGGCGACACCAGGGGGAGTGGATTTGCAGAGGGTCGCGATGTTCGACGGGCGCGAGGTGGAGGTGGTCCTGCGCAACGTCGGGCGGGCCCGCCTCAATGTGGACGAGGCCTGGGTGGAGGGGGCCGCGGGCGCCTGGCAGGTGGCGTTCACCCATGAGGGGCCGCATGCGCTCGTGCCGGGCAGCGAGTGCGTGCTGCGCGTGCGCTTCAATCCCCAACAGGAGGGGCCGATGCCCGCCACGCTCGTGGTGCGCTCGGACGCGCTGAAGGAGCCCGTGGTGCGCGTGCCCCTGCAGGGGGTGGGTGTGGATGCCTGGGCGCGGGTGACGCCGCGCAAGCTGGACTTCGGCCGCATCGAGCTGGAGTCGACCAAGACGCTCGCGCTCACCGTCTCCAATCCGACGGATCTCCCGGTGGAGGTGACGCCGAAGCTGCTGGGGGTGCAGAAGGACGAGTTCGTCGCGGAGCCGCTCGTGCTCGGGCCGAGCGAGGAGCGCGAGCTGCCCATCACCTTCGTTCCGACGAAGGCGGGCCCCAAGCAGGTGGCGCTCGCGGTGTCCCCCTGCAAGGGGTGCGCGGACGTGGCGGTCCAGGTGTCGGCCGAGGGGTTGGATCGGGCGGTGGTGGCCGAGCCGGCCGAGCTCGACTTCGGCTCGATTCCAGTGGATCAGGAGCGCGTGCGGCCCCTGCGCCTGCACAACCTCAGCACCGAGCCCATGACGGTCACCTCGCTCACGCTGACGAGCACGGAGGCCTCCTTCAGCCATGGGCCGCCGACGCTGCCCCTGGTGCTGGGGCCCGGGGAGGTGCGCACGTGGGACTTCCGCTACAGCCCCGGACACATGGGCCCGGCCGAGAACCTGGCGTCGTTTCGAGTGGAGAGCCGGCGCAATCCGACCACGGACGTGCCGCTGCGCGGCTTTGGCGGCGCGGCGGAGCTGTGCGTGTCGCCGCTCAGCCGGAACTTCGGCCGCCAGCCGCTCGGCTCGAAGACGGCGCAGATCATCAACGTGAAGAACTGCGGCTCGGTCAACGGCGGGCCCCTGACGATCCACGGGCTCGAGCTCCAGCCGACGGACGGCTCCACGGGCGCGGGCAATGGCCTGTACATGGTGCCCGTCACGCTGCCCTACCGGTTGCGGCCCGGCGAGGAGGTGAACCTCAAGGTCTTCTTCGAGCCCATGCGCGAGGGCGCCGCGGCGAGCCGGCTGGTGATGCGCACGGATGTGTACTCGGGCGACACCACGACCCTGACCTTCCAGGGGGAGGGTGAGCAGCACGGGCCCTGCCGTGTCTCCTACACCCCGGTGGCCGTGGACTTCGGCACGGTGCAGCCCGGACGGGGCGCCGTGCTGGGCGTGAAGGTGGACAACCCGGGTGAAGACCTGTGCGCGGTGAAGAACATCCGCATGCGCGACACCGGGGGCGGGGTGTTCAGCCTGCCCGGTGGCGAGCTGGATGGCGTCGTCGTGTATCCGGGGGACTCGTTCAGCTTCATGGTCGCCTTCGCCGCGCCCCTGACGGGCGGGGACTTCCTGGGCTCGGTGCAGATCGAGCAGTGGGATCCGGCCAACCCCCTGGTGCTCATCCCGTTGAGGGCCCACACGCAGGACACGTGCCTGGTGGTGTCGCCGCGCTACGTGGACTTCGGCGTCTCGCGCCCGGATTGTTCGCCCGCGCCGCGCGAGGTGAACTACATCAATGGATGCCAGGCGCCGCTGACGGTGTCGGACGTGCGCATCGGCCCGGGCACCACGGATGGTGAGTTCGTGCTGCGCGACTCGCCCGTGCCGCCCTTCATGCTCGCGCCGGGTGAGGCGTTCACGGTGTCGGTGGGCTACCTCGCCCAGGTGTTCGGGATGAATCTGTCGCCCCTGTTCGTGGCGTCCTCGGATCTACCCGCGCCGATGCTGGTGCCGCTCGTGGGCGAGTCCTCCAAGCGCCTGGACAAGACGGACCAGTTCATCCAGCAGGACGGCTCCAAGGTGGATGTGCTCCTCGTGGTGGACAACACCGCGTCCATGGTGGAGGAGCAGCCGCGCCTGGTGGCGGCCATGCCCGCCTTCGTCGAGGCGGCGCTGGCCAAGGGCGTGGACCTGAACATCGCGGTCACCACCACCGGCATCGATCCAGGTGGCACCAACACCTGCCCGGGTGGTGCGCAGGGCGCGGAGGCGGGCCGCTTCTTCCCGGTGGATGGCAGCCGGCCGCGCATCCTGAACCGTCAGACGCCGGACCTGGCGGCGGTGCTGCAGAACAACGTGAACGTGGGCCAGTGTGCCGCGCTGGAGCAGGGCTTCGAGGCGGTGCGGCGGGCGCTGTCGCCTCCGCTGGTGACGAGCGCGGACGACGTGCGCACCCCGCAGCCCAACGATGGCAACCAGGGCTTCCTGCGCGACGAGGCGGCGCTGGTGGTCGTCTTCGTGGGCGACGAGGATGACCACTCGCCGGACAGCGTGGAGACCTACGTGCGCTTCCTGCAGGCGCGCAAGGGCGAGAACCAGCCGCAGCGCATGACGCTCTACGCGATCGCCCCCACGGCCGAGGGCTGCCCCACGTCGGGTGGTGGCGGCACGCGCTACGCCGAGGCGGCGGCCCGCACGGGGGGCGAGGTGCTCTCCATCTGCTCGGCCGACTACTCGCCGCTGATGCGCTCGGTGGCCAACAAGGCGTTCTCTGCGCAGGACCGCTTCCCGCTGAGCGAGCTGCCGGACGCGGGCAGCATCGCCGTGTCCGTGAACGGCGCGCCCGTCACCGGGGGGTGGAGCTACGACGGAGCCACCAACAGCGTCGTGTTCACCACGGCGCCCGCGGCGGGCGCGAAGGTGGAGATCTACTACCGCCGGGCGTGCGAGTAG
- a CDS encoding serine/threonine protein kinase → MSIESYGKYQLLKRIATGGMAQIFLARERGQNRLLVIKRILPHLADNEEFVQMFLDEARIAARLDHPHIVQIYDLGSQDDSFFIAMEYIHGEDLRRVWKRAERSGQLIPVPFVCRALSEACAGLDHAHKKVDANGKPLNIVHRDISPQNILLTFDGRTKVVDFGIAKAADQATETRSGVLKGKYSYMSPEQAAGEKVDRRSDIFALGVVLYELLTGTRLFKRSNDVITLQAVIECKVLPPSQVNPRVPRDLDPIVMKALEREPGDRYPEAVQLQRALEQWLDTYSQPSSTAHLAAYMKDLYATRLAEEARLGDVLVEEAEAHSPSIAPKSPDRTGRSSIETMAAPRPDAAGVPPRPPRASLSSPRAELDRKRTVDLRRSPGEPTLEASEAGALSETEMRDPGQPSAQPRSHRRAVLGIGAGVLVGLLLGGVWALRSEPVPPPSAPLAPAVVEARPTEPTPAEPEPAKPTPTEPEPAKPALVQVTLKATPAQAALTVDGTPYEKSPVVVSATPGQELLVLARAPRYQELSRKVTVGQGPSQEESLRLEPLPESRKSESRKPDSRVSPQQVERTPVGKGTVRFAVTPWAEVTCGGRNLGSTPLGGDVSFNAGVYECRFWNPDLKESRTERVEVKPNRHTTVVVKF, encoded by the coding sequence GTGTCAATCGAGAGCTACGGCAAATACCAGCTCCTCAAGAGGATCGCCACGGGTGGCATGGCTCAGATCTTCCTCGCGCGTGAGCGGGGACAGAATCGGCTGCTGGTCATCAAGCGAATCCTCCCGCACCTGGCGGACAACGAGGAATTCGTCCAGATGTTCCTGGACGAGGCGCGCATCGCGGCTCGGCTTGATCATCCCCACATCGTGCAGATCTACGATCTGGGCTCCCAGGACGACAGCTTCTTCATCGCCATGGAGTACATCCATGGAGAGGATCTGCGCCGGGTGTGGAAGCGCGCCGAGCGCTCCGGGCAGCTCATCCCCGTGCCCTTCGTGTGCCGGGCGCTCAGCGAGGCGTGCGCGGGCCTGGATCATGCGCACAAGAAGGTGGACGCGAACGGCAAGCCGCTCAACATCGTCCACCGGGACATCTCGCCGCAGAACATCCTGCTGACGTTCGATGGGCGCACGAAGGTGGTGGACTTCGGAATCGCCAAGGCGGCGGACCAGGCCACCGAGACGCGCTCGGGCGTGCTCAAGGGCAAGTACTCGTACATGTCGCCGGAGCAGGCCGCGGGCGAGAAGGTGGACCGCCGCAGCGACATCTTCGCCCTGGGCGTGGTGCTCTACGAGCTGCTCACCGGGACGCGGCTGTTCAAGCGCTCCAACGACGTCATCACGCTGCAGGCGGTGATCGAGTGCAAGGTGCTCCCGCCCTCGCAGGTCAACCCCCGCGTGCCGAGGGATCTGGATCCCATCGTCATGAAGGCCCTGGAGCGCGAGCCGGGTGATCGCTACCCGGAGGCGGTGCAGCTGCAGCGGGCCCTGGAGCAGTGGCTCGACACCTATTCGCAGCCCTCGTCCACGGCGCACCTGGCGGCCTACATGAAGGATCTCTACGCCACGCGCCTGGCCGAGGAAGCGCGGCTGGGAGACGTGCTCGTGGAGGAGGCCGAGGCGCACTCGCCCTCGATCGCGCCGAAGTCACCCGATCGCACGGGGAGATCCTCCATCGAGACGATGGCCGCGCCGCGCCCGGACGCGGCCGGTGTGCCGCCGCGCCCGCCGCGCGCCTCCCTGAGCAGCCCGCGCGCCGAGCTGGATCGCAAGCGCACGGTGGATCTGCGCCGGTCTCCGGGCGAGCCCACCCTGGAGGCGTCCGAGGCGGGGGCCCTGTCCGAGACGGAGATGAGGGACCCGGGGCAACCCTCCGCCCAGCCCCGGTCCCACCGCCGCGCCGTGCTGGGAATCGGCGCGGGGGTGCTGGTGGGGTTGTTGCTCGGCGGCGTGTGGGCCCTGCGCTCCGAGCCCGTTCCTCCGCCCTCCGCTCCGTTGGCGCCCGCGGTGGTCGAGGCGCGGCCGACCGAGCCCACTCCCGCCGAGCCCGAGCCCGCGAAGCCCACTCCCACCGAGCCCGAGCCCGCGAAGCCCGCTCTGGTGCAGGTCACCTTGAAGGCGACGCCCGCGCAGGCCGCGCTGACGGTGGACGGCACGCCGTACGAGAAGTCGCCGGTGGTGGTGTCCGCCACGCCGGGACAGGAGCTGCTCGTGCTGGCGCGGGCGCCCCGCTACCAGGAGCTGTCCCGGAAGGTGACGGTGGGGCAGGGCCCCTCGCAGGAGGAGTCCCTGCGGCTGGAGCCCCTGCCCGAGTCGCGCAAGTCCGAGTCGCGCAAGCCCGATTCGCGCGTGTCCCCGCAGCAGGTGGAGCGCACGCCCGTGGGCAAGGGCACGGTGCGCTTCGCGGTGACGCCCTGGGCCGAGGTGACGTGTGGGGGGCGCAACCTGGGCAGCACGCCCCTGGGGGGAGATGTCAGCTTCAACGCGGGCGTGTATGAGTGCCGGTTCTGGAACCCGGACCTCAAGGAGAGCCGCACGGAGCGCGTCGAGGTGAAGCCCAACCGACACACCACCGTGGTCGTGAAGTTCTAG
- a CDS encoding serine/threonine protein kinase encodes MTLEAGTPIGKYVVKSKLAEGGMAEIYLATARGPEGFEKEVVIKRVRSFLSDDEGFVRMFIQEARLASRLNHANVVQIFDFDKHEDSYYLAMEYVRGTSLWNLRKRCREKGIRIPPVLVAYIGSQVAAGLHYAHRTRSPEGETLGLVHRDVTPHNVLLSFDGAVKLTDFGIAKAGNKLTQPGVLKGKFAYMAPEQARGEEVDARTDVFALGVVLWEMLTGGRLFDGESDVAVLRAVQESVIVPPARLNPDVPEGLDEVVCTALEREPAARYQSAGELERALAQCVLRGATSVDDTDLGTFVRRLFDVPLTQFMLSPAVLQDRSQRHRSGSTAVAPGESVSERPEPPSASRVAPEPQAGSAPAAPREATAVMPGSTPSSGSLRLAPGNEPEASLVSAPTLVLARDVPGGQEAKASAASPRALTTPAAPLPAVRQSSSLPSVGVPSPEVSVVKAPEPAVAAQASEVARPLPGSSRGRLAGWVGLGVGVLVLLGGGLMWRSSTAPSPAGAPVPEPAPAPANKEVAGSSPRSGVEAPPASPPAREAVVAAPPATGAPSVPEPSAPVQSSEATPQAAPAVKAKGTLVVQAIPYADVYLDGKLVRREVQGTWTTSLAAGTYQLKFVHPNHSDSSKVTITANGRTMKSFRLPGR; translated from the coding sequence GTGACCCTCGAAGCAGGTACCCCCATTGGCAAGTACGTCGTCAAGAGCAAGCTCGCCGAGGGGGGCATGGCGGAGATCTACCTGGCCACCGCCCGGGGGCCGGAGGGATTCGAGAAGGAAGTCGTCATCAAGCGCGTGCGCTCGTTCCTGTCGGACGACGAGGGCTTCGTGCGGATGTTCATCCAGGAGGCGCGGCTGGCCTCGCGGCTCAACCACGCCAACGTGGTGCAGATCTTCGACTTCGACAAGCACGAGGACTCGTACTACCTGGCCATGGAGTACGTGCGTGGCACCTCGCTGTGGAACCTGCGCAAGCGCTGCCGCGAGAAGGGCATCCGCATCCCCCCGGTGCTGGTGGCGTACATCGGCTCCCAGGTGGCGGCGGGGCTGCACTACGCGCACCGCACGCGCTCCCCGGAGGGCGAGACGCTGGGGCTGGTGCACCGCGACGTCACGCCGCACAACGTGCTCCTGTCCTTCGATGGGGCGGTGAAGCTCACCGACTTCGGCATCGCCAAGGCGGGCAACAAGCTCACCCAGCCGGGCGTGCTCAAGGGGAAGTTCGCGTACATGGCCCCGGAGCAGGCGCGCGGGGAAGAGGTGGACGCGCGCACGGACGTGTTCGCGCTCGGCGTGGTGCTCTGGGAGATGCTCACCGGAGGCCGCTTGTTCGACGGCGAGTCGGACGTGGCCGTGCTCCGGGCGGTGCAGGAGAGCGTCATCGTGCCGCCGGCCCGGCTCAATCCGGACGTGCCGGAGGGGCTCGACGAGGTGGTGTGCACCGCCCTGGAGCGGGAGCCGGCGGCGCGCTACCAGTCGGCCGGCGAGCTGGAGCGCGCGCTGGCCCAGTGCGTGCTGCGCGGCGCCACCAGCGTGGACGACACCGACCTGGGCACCTTCGTGCGGCGGCTCTTCGACGTGCCGCTCACCCAGTTCATGCTGTCGCCGGCCGTGCTGCAGGACCGCTCCCAGCGCCATCGCTCCGGCAGCACCGCCGTGGCGCCGGGGGAGTCCGTGTCCGAGCGTCCCGAGCCGCCGTCCGCCTCCAGGGTGGCGCCCGAGCCCCAGGCCGGGAGCGCGCCCGCCGCCCCGCGTGAAGCCACCGCCGTGATGCCGGGAAGCACTCCGTCCTCCGGTTCCCTGCGGCTCGCACCGGGCAACGAGCCCGAGGCGTCCCTGGTGTCCGCGCCCACCCTCGTCCTCGCCCGCGACGTTCCGGGCGGGCAGGAGGCGAAGGCCAGTGCCGCTTCCCCGCGGGCGCTGACGACTCCAGCGGCCCCGCTCCCCGCGGTGAGGCAGTCGAGTTCCCTGCCGTCGGTGGGCGTGCCCTCTCCGGAGGTGTCGGTGGTGAAGGCTCCGGAACCGGCCGTGGCGGCACAGGCCAGCGAGGTGGCGCGTCCGCTCCCGGGCTCGAGCCGTGGACGCCTGGCCGGATGGGTGGGCCTGGGCGTGGGCGTCCTCGTGCTCCTGGGTGGGGGGCTGATGTGGCGGTCGTCCACCGCGCCGTCTCCGGCGGGGGCTCCCGTGCCCGAGCCTGCTCCTGCCCCTGCCAATAAGGAGGTGGCCGGGTCCTCCCCAAGGTCTGGAGTGGAGGCTCCCCCGGCGTCCCCTCCGGCCCGGGAGGCCGTGGTGGCCGCTCCACCGGCCACGGGCGCGCCGTCCGTTCCGGAGCCGTCCGCGCCGGTCCAGTCGTCCGAGGCGACCCCACAGGCCGCGCCCGCCGTGAAGGCCAAGGGGACCCTCGTCGTCCAGGCCATCCCGTATGCCGACGTCTACCTGGACGGCAAGCTCGTCAGGCGCGAGGTGCAGGGGACCTGGACCACGTCACTCGCCGCGGGCACCTACCAGTTGAAGTTCGTCCACCCCAACCACTCCGACTCCTCCAAGGTCACCATCACCGCCAACGGCCGGACGATGAAGAGCTTCCGCCTGCCCGGGCGCTGA
- a CDS encoding sigma factor-like helix-turn-helix DNA-binding protein, whose product MSEVKQQRPEEEAPEEAEGGAERRRSKTMSRKEMARDLRRRRLTGQIDPEESDLLQAVDSQRPKTRADCVNGARPCLFVSCKHNLYLDVNPETGSIKLNFPDKEIWELEHTCALDVAEKGGITLEEVGAIMNLTRERIRQVETRGLLKLREATEAEPPVSARKP is encoded by the coding sequence ATGTCTGAAGTGAAGCAGCAGCGGCCGGAGGAGGAGGCGCCCGAGGAGGCGGAGGGTGGGGCGGAGCGCCGTCGCTCGAAGACGATGTCGCGCAAGGAGATGGCTCGCGACCTGCGGCGCCGCCGTCTGACGGGTCAGATCGACCCCGAGGAGAGCGATCTGCTCCAGGCCGTCGACTCGCAGCGGCCGAAGACCCGGGCGGACTGCGTGAACGGCGCCCGGCCGTGCCTGTTCGTGTCGTGCAAGCACAACCTGTACCTGGATGTGAACCCGGAGACGGGCTCCATCAAGCTCAACTTCCCGGACAAGGAAATCTGGGAATTGGAGCATACCTGCGCGCTGGACGTGGCGGAGAAGGGCGGCATCACGCTCGAGGAGGTGGGGGCCATCATGAACCTCACCCGCGAGCGCATCCGCCAGGTGGAGACGCGCGGCCTCTTGAAGTTGCGCGAAGCCACCGAGGCCGAGCCGCCGGTCTCCGCGCGCAAGCCCTAG
- the purH gene encoding bifunctional phosphoribosylaminoimidazolecarboxamide formyltransferase/IMP cyclohydrolase, translating to MLALLSVSDKRGLVPFAQGLVRLGFELLSTGGTLAALQAAGVPARKVSEHTQSPEILGGRVKTLHPRIHGGILGRLELEEDRAEMAAHGISPISLVAVNLYPFRQTVASGAPEADVIEQIDIGGPAMVRASAKNFRHVTVVVDPEDYPAVLSELEASRATSEQTRRRLMRKAFAHTAAYDASIAGWLAEQATEPFPQELSLTYQKVQSLRYGENPHQRGAFYREHAAPSEPTVAFSRVLQGKELSYNNILDLDAALGLVLEFPEQPCAVIIKHNTPCGVALDGSLVAAYRTARAIDEVSAFGGIVALNREVDSACAEALAETFLEAVIAPSYSAEALRLLAAKKNLRLLEAGPGLASPTARPRAQLEARSVSGGLVVHDRDAVEPPLEWKVVSKRAPTQEEEKALRFAWRVCKHVKSNAIVFSNGQKLLAAGGGQTSRVDSAKIATARGGAALKGSAVASDAFFPFRDGLDEAARAGATCVVQPGGSVRDAELIAAADEHGMAMVLTGVRHFRH from the coding sequence GTGCTGGCTCTCCTCAGCGTCTCCGATAAACGCGGTCTGGTTCCCTTCGCTCAAGGACTCGTCCGGCTCGGTTTCGAGCTGCTGTCCACCGGAGGCACGCTCGCGGCGCTCCAAGCGGCGGGTGTTCCCGCCCGGAAGGTCTCCGAGCACACCCAGAGCCCGGAGATCCTCGGCGGCCGGGTGAAGACGCTCCACCCCCGCATCCACGGCGGCATCCTCGGTCGGCTGGAACTGGAGGAGGATCGCGCGGAGATGGCCGCTCATGGCATCTCGCCCATCTCCCTCGTGGCGGTCAACCTCTACCCCTTCCGCCAGACGGTGGCCTCCGGTGCCCCCGAGGCCGACGTCATCGAGCAGATCGACATCGGCGGGCCGGCCATGGTGCGTGCCTCGGCCAAGAACTTCCGCCACGTGACGGTGGTGGTGGACCCCGAGGACTACCCGGCCGTGCTGTCCGAGCTCGAGGCGTCCCGCGCCACGAGCGAGCAGACGCGCCGGCGGCTCATGCGCAAGGCGTTCGCGCACACAGCCGCCTATGACGCCTCCATCGCGGGCTGGCTGGCGGAGCAGGCCACCGAGCCCTTCCCCCAGGAGCTGTCGCTCACGTACCAGAAGGTGCAGAGCCTGCGCTACGGGGAGAACCCGCACCAGCGCGGTGCCTTCTACCGCGAGCACGCCGCGCCCTCCGAGCCCACCGTGGCCTTCTCGCGCGTGCTGCAGGGCAAGGAGCTGTCCTACAACAACATCCTGGACCTGGATGCGGCGCTGGGGCTGGTGCTGGAGTTCCCCGAGCAGCCCTGCGCGGTCATCATCAAGCACAACACGCCCTGCGGCGTGGCGCTGGATGGCTCGCTGGTGGCGGCCTACCGCACGGCGCGCGCCATCGACGAGGTGTCCGCCTTCGGCGGCATCGTGGCGCTCAACCGCGAGGTGGACTCGGCGTGCGCCGAGGCCCTGGCGGAGACCTTCCTCGAGGCCGTCATCGCCCCGTCCTACTCGGCCGAGGCCCTGCGGTTGCTCGCGGCCAAGAAGAACCTGCGCCTGCTGGAGGCGGGCCCCGGGCTGGCCTCGCCCACGGCCCGTCCCCGGGCGCAGCTCGAGGCGCGCAGCGTGTCCGGTGGCCTCGTGGTGCACGACCGGGACGCGGTGGAGCCGCCGCTGGAGTGGAAGGTGGTCAGCAAGCGGGCTCCCACCCAGGAAGAGGAGAAGGCCCTGCGCTTCGCCTGGCGGGTGTGCAAGCACGTGAAGAGCAACGCCATCGTCTTCTCCAATGGCCAGAAGCTGCTGGCCGCGGGCGGCGGACAGACGAGCCGCGTGGACTCGGCGAAGATCGCCACCGCGCGAGGCGGCGCGGCCCTCAAGGGCAGTGCCGTGGCCTCGGACGCCTTCTTCCCCTTCCGCGACGGACTCGACGAGGCGGCCCGCGCCGGAGCCACCTGCGTGGTGCAGCCTGGCGGCTCGGTGCGTGACGCGGAATTGATCGCCGCCGCGGATGAACATGGCATGGCAATGGTTCTCACGGGAGTGAGACACTTCCGGCACTGA